The DNA sequence GCCCCGGAGAAATCCACACCCCGCAGACCAATATACTCCAGGCTGCCGATAAGGCCACCGATATCCGGGCCGAATGCGAGGCTGTATCCAAACAATATCCACTGGACACTCACGATAGCTAAAGCGGCAAATGAGAGTGCGAACATCGAGATGAGATTTTTCCGCCGCACAAGGCCGCCGTAGAAAAGTCCTACGCCGGGTGTCATCAGCATGACGAGAGCAGTGCAGATCAGTATAAAGGCGGTATTACCACTGTCCGGTATCATAGGAGGTACTCACAATTGATAGAAGGAAGTTTTCTTCCTTCTATATTTATAATTTATGCCTAAACCATAATGATCTCGTCGGTCCTCACTGCGGCGACCATCTCCACATGTGTGATGAATATCTTCCCGTCGCCATTCTTCCCGGTGCGTCCCTCTGCCCTGATGATTTCGATGATGGGAGTTACGTCGGAGTCGGGAACGACCATGTCGATCCGGACTTTCGGGATGAGATCCACCTCTATCTTTTTTCCCCGGAACTGAAGGCAGATCCCTTTCTGGGCGCCCCGCCCGCGAACCTCCGTGACGGTCATGGGGAAGAATCCCCTTTTTTCAAGGGCTCTCTTCACCTGTTCCAGCTTTTCCGGCCGGATGATTGCTTCGACTTTTTTCATGGAATGCACCTCATGCACTGATGGATTCGCCGTGCTGGGCGATATCCAGGCCGACATATTCTTCTTCTTCGGTAACACGCAGTCCGATGGTCATATCGACCAGTTTGGCGAGGACCAGTGTCACACCGAACGCGTACCCCATAGCGACGAACGCATCGATTGCCTGTATGACGAATTGTCCGGGAT is a window from the Methanoculleus sp. SDB genome containing:
- a CDS encoding transcriptional regulator (indirectly regulates nitrogen metabolism; at high nitrogen levels P-II prevents the phosphorylation of NR-I, the transcriptional activator of the glutamine synthetase gene (glnA); at low nitrogen levels P-II is uridylylated to form PII-UMP and interacts with an adenylyltransferase (GlnE) that activates GlnA); protein product: MKKVEAIIRPEKLEQVKRALEKRGFFPMTVTEVRGRGAQKGICLQFRGKKIEVDLIPKVRIDMVVPDSDVTPIIEIIRAEGRTGKNGDGKIFITHVEMVAAVRTDEIIMV